One Takifugu rubripes chromosome 19, fTakRub1.2, whole genome shotgun sequence genomic window carries:
- the sirt4 gene encoding NAD-dependent protein lipoamidase sirtuin-4, mitochondrial translates to MTFPCYPLILPENCRSQEKKMRLPRWMFPLHMVATRRASTVPVPVSAFVPACSAANPRSLQRLQEFVSRARRLFVIGGAGVSTESGIPDYRSEGVGLYARTDRRPMQHAEFVRSAKSRQRYWARNFVGWPQFSSHEPNSSHRALQRWEEVGNLHWLVTQNVDALHSKAGHKGVTELHGCAHRVVCLGCGVVSARQELQNRFVALNPDWKAQAGVVAPDGDVFLEDEQVLHFRVPSCEDCGGILKPEVTFFGDTVNKATVQFVHQRLAESDAVLVAGSSLQVYSGYRFLLAASDKKLPIAILNIGPTRADHLVELKVSGRCGEVLPLIQPF, encoded by the exons ATGACGTTTCCGTGTTAC CCCCTCATCCTTCCAGAAAACTGCAGAAGTCAAGAAAAGAAG ATGAGATTACCACGGTGGATGTTTCCTCTACACATGGTAGCGACAAGGAGAGCATCCACGGTCCCTGTCCCGGTGTCGGCATTTGTCCCCGCATGCAGCGCCGCGAATCCCCGCTCCCTGCAGCGGCTTCAGGAGTTTGTGTCCCGGGCAAGACGTCTGTTTGTCATCGGTGGAGCGGGAGTCTCCACGGAGTCTGGGATACCTGATTACCGCTCCGAGGGGGTCGGGCTGTATGCTCGCACTGACAGACGACCCATGCAACACGCTGAGTTTGTCCGCAGCGCCAAGTCTCGCCAGCGCTACTGGGCCAGAAACTTCGTGGGCTGGCCACAGTTCTCCTCCCATGAGCCAAACTCATCACACAGAGCCCTGCAGCGGTGGGAAGAGGTGGGGAATCTCCACTGGCTGGTCACGCAAAATGTGGATGCTCTTCATTCAAAAGCCGGACATAAAGGGGTGACTGAGCTCCATGGCTGCGCCCACAG GGTGGTCTGTCTTGGCTGTGGTGTAGTCTCAGCgaggcaggagctgcagaatcGGTTTGTGGCATTAAACCCCGACTGGAAAGCTCAGGCAGGCGTTGTGGCCCCTGACGGGGATGTGTTCCTGGAGGACGAGCAGGTCCTCCATTTCAGAGTCCCCTCCTGTGAGGACTGTGGAGGGATACTAAAGCCAGAGGTCACATTTTTTGGAGACACTGTGAACAAAGCAACGGTTCAGTTTGTGCACCAACGACTAGCAGAGTCAGATGCAGTGCTTGTTGCCGGGTCGTCGCTGCAG GTGTATTCCGGATACAGGTTTTTGTTGGCAGCAAGTGACAAGAAATTACCAATCGCCATCCTGAACATTGGACCCACAAGAGCGGACCATCTGGTAGAGCTGAAAGTTAGTGGTCGCTGTGGAGAAGTGCTGCCACTCATTCAGCCCTTCTGA
- the tspo gene encoding translocator protein: protein MWTVLGMTTLPHVGGFLGGLITRSEVKTWYPTLKKPSWRPPNAAFPVVWTCLYTGMGYGSYLVYKELGGFTDDAVVPLGLYGLQLALNWAWTPIFFGAHKLKWAFIEIIFLTGTVAATMVSWYSISRTATLLMAPYLSWLCLATSLNYRIWRDNPEKKDD, encoded by the exons ATGTGGACCGTGCTTGGAATGACCACCCTGCCTCATGTTGGAGGGTTCCTTGGAGGTTTAATCACACGCAGTGAGGTAAAGACCTGGTATCCAACCCTAAAGAAACCATCATGGCGCCCACCCAATGCAGCCTTTCCTGTTGTGTGGACCTGTCTGTACACAGGAATGGG GTATGGCTCCTACCTGGTGTATAAAGAGCTGGGAGGATTCACCGATGATGCTGTAGTTCCACTGGGACTCTATGGGCTGCAGCTTGCTCTGAACTGGGCCTGGACCCCTATCTTTTTTGGGGCACACAAACTAAAATGG GCATTCATTGAGATCATCTTTCTCACCGGGACCGTGGCAGCCACCATGGTCTCTTGGTATTCCATCAGCCGCACTGCAACTCTGCTGATGGCGCCTTACCTGTCCTGGCTGTGCCTTGCCACCTCTCTCAACTACCGTATCTGGAGAGACAACCCCGAGAAAAAGGACGATTAG
- the LOC101074740 gene encoding sodium- and chloride-dependent GABA transporter 3-like isoform X2 — MEGEFLKGSSRETPRQDNRLMSKTQLLDRGQWANKLEFLLAVAGTLVGLGNLWRFPYLCYKNGGGAFLVPYVLFLLACGIPMFLLETAMGQFTSQGCITCWRYFCPLFEGIGYATQIVIAYAAVSYIVIQAWAFFYLFSSFSAEIPWASCKNTWNTEHCVEFDKKNVSVNWTALVNATTPATEFWERRVLGISQGIENIGSLRWELVLCLLLAWILCYFCVWKGVRSTGKVVYFTATFPYLMLVVLLARGLSLPGAKDGLAFYLYPDPTRLVDPQVWMDAGAQVLFSFGICQGTLTALGSYNQFNNNCYRDTFVLCLVNGGSSFVAGFAIFSVLGFMSYEQGLPISEVAASGPGLAFIAYPRAVAMMPLPQLWSVCFFIMVILLGADTQFVTLECLMTSVTDMFPTVFRKGYRRELLLLGLCSVCFFLGLLLVTEGGLYFLQLFDHYVCSGNNLLLLSVLQSIGIGWIYGADRLYDNIEKMIGYRPSSFIKICWLYITPTVCMGTFISSVVLYKPLRFNKTYIYPTWAYALGWFLGLFCVLVVPLWILFKVIQMKGTVWQSLIGSQ; from the exons ATGGAGGG GGAATTCCTCAAGGGAAGCAGCCGGGAGACACCGAGGCAGGATAACAGACTGATGAGCAAGACACAGCTCCTGGACCGTGGCCAGTGGGCAAACAAGTTGGAGTTCTTGCTCGCTGTGGCAGGGACACTGGTTGGACTGGGAAACCTGTGGAGGTTCCCCTATTTGTGCTACAAAAATGGAGGAG GTGCATTTTTAGTTCCATATGTCTTGTTTCTGCTGGCTTGTGGTATTCCCATGTTCCTCCTGGAGACCGCCATGGGACAGTTTACATCTCAAGGGTGCATTACCTGCTGGAGGTACTTCTGCCCATTGTTTGAAG GGATCGGTTACGCTACCCAAATTGTGATTGCTTACGCTGCCGTCTCATACATTGTCATCCAAGCATGGGCCTTCTTCTACCTGTTCTCATCTTTTAGTGCTGAGATTCCGTGGGCCAGCTGCAAGAATACTTGGAACACAG AACACTGTGTTGAGTTTGACAAAAAGAATGTATCAGTCAACTGGACTGCACTTGTGAATGCAACCACACCTGCAACAGAGTTTTGGGA GAGACGGGTTCTGGGAATATCTCAAGGGATTGAGAACATCGGTAGCTTGCGATGGGAGCTTGTCTTATGTCTGTTGCTGGCTTGGATCCTGTGCTACTTCTGTGTCTGGAAAGGAGTACGATCCACTGGGAAG GTAGTTTATTTCACCGCCACCTTCCCCTATCTGATGCTCGTGGTCCTGCTGGCCCGAGGACTGTCTTTGCCCGGAGCCAAAGACGGCTTGGCCTTCTACTTGTATCCTGATCCCACAAGGTTGGTGGACCCTCAA GTGTGGATGGATGCAGGTGCACAGGTGCTTTTCTCCTTCGGGATTTGTCAGGGGACTTTGACAGCCCTCGGCAGTTACAATCAGTTCAACAATAACTGCTACAG GGACACCTTTGTTCTGTGTTTGGTCAATGGCGGCTCGAGCTTTGTGGCTGGGTTTGCAATCTTTTCCGTTTTGGGCTTCATGTCATATGAACAAGGGCTGCCCATTTCAGAGGTGGCTGCCTCAG GGCCTGGTCTGGCGTTTATCGCCTATCCCCGTGCAGTAGCTATGATGCCTTTACCTCAGCTATGGTCTGTATGTTTCTTCATCATGGTCATTTTGTTGGGTGCGGATACACAG TTTGTCACCCTGGAATGCCTCATGACTTCAGTGACTGACATGTTCCCCACCGTGTTCCGAAAGGGATATCGGCGAGAGCTGTTGCTTCTTGGCCTCTGCTCTGTTTGTTTCTTCCTCGGCCTTCTACTGGTCACAGAG GGAGGCCTGTATTTTCTTCAGCTCTTTGACCATTACGTGTGCAGCGGGAacaaccttcttcttctttcagtCTTGCAGTCCATTGGAATTGGGTGGATATACG GCGCAGATCGTCTGTATGACAACATTGAAAAGATGATCGGTTATCGTCCTTCGTCTTTTATAAAGATTTGTTGGCTCTACATTACCCCCACTGTTTGTATG GGTACCTTCATCTCTTCTGTGGTGCTTTACAAGCCTCTCAGGTTTAACAAGACCTACATCTACCCCACTTGGGCCTATGCTCTGGGCTGGTTCCTGGGGCTTTTCTGTGTTCTCGTGGTTCCTCTGTGGATCCTATTTAAAGTGATTCAGATGAAAGGGACAGTATGGCAG TCTCTAATAGGTTCCCAGTGA
- the LOC101074740 gene encoding sodium- and chloride-dependent GABA transporter 2-like isoform X1, producing MEGEFLKGSSRETPRQDNRLMSKTQLLDRGQWANKLEFLLAVAGTLVGLGNLWRFPYLCYKNGGGAFLVPYVLFLLACGIPMFLLETAMGQFTSQGCITCWRYFCPLFEGIGYATQIVIAYAAVSYIVIQAWAFFYLFSSFSAEIPWASCKNTWNTEHCVEFDKKNVSVNWTALVNATTPATEFWERRVLGISQGIENIGSLRWELVLCLLLAWILCYFCVWKGVRSTGKVVYFTATFPYLMLVVLLARGLSLPGAKDGLAFYLYPDPTRLVDPQVWMDAGAQVLFSFGICQGTLTALGSYNQFNNNCYRDTFVLCLVNGGSSFVAGFAIFSVLGFMSYEQGLPISEVAASGPGLAFIAYPRAVAMMPLPQLWSVCFFIMVILLGADTQFVTLECLMTSVTDMFPTVFRKGYRRELLLLGLCSVCFFLGLLLVTEGGLYFLQLFDHYVCSGNNLLLLSVLQSIGIGWIYGADRLYDNIEKMIGYRPSSFIKICWLYITPTVCMGTFISSVVLYKPLRFNKTYIYPTWAYALGWFLGLFCVLVVPLWILFKVIQMKGTVWQNLRELCRPKGETSCKANQPEQFPLNPDTRSTADNEYKPSGVEMETQI from the exons ATGGAGGG GGAATTCCTCAAGGGAAGCAGCCGGGAGACACCGAGGCAGGATAACAGACTGATGAGCAAGACACAGCTCCTGGACCGTGGCCAGTGGGCAAACAAGTTGGAGTTCTTGCTCGCTGTGGCAGGGACACTGGTTGGACTGGGAAACCTGTGGAGGTTCCCCTATTTGTGCTACAAAAATGGAGGAG GTGCATTTTTAGTTCCATATGTCTTGTTTCTGCTGGCTTGTGGTATTCCCATGTTCCTCCTGGAGACCGCCATGGGACAGTTTACATCTCAAGGGTGCATTACCTGCTGGAGGTACTTCTGCCCATTGTTTGAAG GGATCGGTTACGCTACCCAAATTGTGATTGCTTACGCTGCCGTCTCATACATTGTCATCCAAGCATGGGCCTTCTTCTACCTGTTCTCATCTTTTAGTGCTGAGATTCCGTGGGCCAGCTGCAAGAATACTTGGAACACAG AACACTGTGTTGAGTTTGACAAAAAGAATGTATCAGTCAACTGGACTGCACTTGTGAATGCAACCACACCTGCAACAGAGTTTTGGGA GAGACGGGTTCTGGGAATATCTCAAGGGATTGAGAACATCGGTAGCTTGCGATGGGAGCTTGTCTTATGTCTGTTGCTGGCTTGGATCCTGTGCTACTTCTGTGTCTGGAAAGGAGTACGATCCACTGGGAAG GTAGTTTATTTCACCGCCACCTTCCCCTATCTGATGCTCGTGGTCCTGCTGGCCCGAGGACTGTCTTTGCCCGGAGCCAAAGACGGCTTGGCCTTCTACTTGTATCCTGATCCCACAAGGTTGGTGGACCCTCAA GTGTGGATGGATGCAGGTGCACAGGTGCTTTTCTCCTTCGGGATTTGTCAGGGGACTTTGACAGCCCTCGGCAGTTACAATCAGTTCAACAATAACTGCTACAG GGACACCTTTGTTCTGTGTTTGGTCAATGGCGGCTCGAGCTTTGTGGCTGGGTTTGCAATCTTTTCCGTTTTGGGCTTCATGTCATATGAACAAGGGCTGCCCATTTCAGAGGTGGCTGCCTCAG GGCCTGGTCTGGCGTTTATCGCCTATCCCCGTGCAGTAGCTATGATGCCTTTACCTCAGCTATGGTCTGTATGTTTCTTCATCATGGTCATTTTGTTGGGTGCGGATACACAG TTTGTCACCCTGGAATGCCTCATGACTTCAGTGACTGACATGTTCCCCACCGTGTTCCGAAAGGGATATCGGCGAGAGCTGTTGCTTCTTGGCCTCTGCTCTGTTTGTTTCTTCCTCGGCCTTCTACTGGTCACAGAG GGAGGCCTGTATTTTCTTCAGCTCTTTGACCATTACGTGTGCAGCGGGAacaaccttcttcttctttcagtCTTGCAGTCCATTGGAATTGGGTGGATATACG GCGCAGATCGTCTGTATGACAACATTGAAAAGATGATCGGTTATCGTCCTTCGTCTTTTATAAAGATTTGTTGGCTCTACATTACCCCCACTGTTTGTATG GGTACCTTCATCTCTTCTGTGGTGCTTTACAAGCCTCTCAGGTTTAACAAGACCTACATCTACCCCACTTGGGCCTATGCTCTGGGCTGGTTCCTGGGGCTTTTCTGTGTTCTCGTGGTTCCTCTGTGGATCCTATTTAAAGTGATTCAGATGAAAGGGACAGTATGGCAG
- the c19h1orf74 gene encoding UPF0739 protein C1orf74 homolog yields MSTQDEFVAAARKCLSVGRKCLSVAQSLDLAAQVTAIDLGLKPALLYDSNGAGADQVQQYLSCVQSLRLVSDNLLVLDLNGNAVIVNPEAVRSNVERVFCDGGVAVIDVRHSLKEPIVVDHHNRQIKTMTSELLLFLRGLEQLKEGGKPLYAGNKPEDWNLCTVFGLLLGYPVTYWFDQTKSFENCLAFTPLVVTTASASWQKETSRHRCCLYSFSVPAALLYETRPILENWRCAVQERFQQQKLLQDLTICQTNVTLPSVCL; encoded by the coding sequence ATGTCCACACAGGATGAGTTTGTCGCTGCAGCTCGTAAGTGTTTGTCTGTTGGTAGAAAGTGTCTGTCTGTCGCCCAGAGTTTGGATTTAGCCGCTCAGGTCACGGCTATTGATTTGGGATTGAAACCAGCGTTACTGTACGACAGCAACGGCGCAGGCGCGGATCAGGTGCAGCAGTATCTGAGCTGTGTGCAGTCTCTCCGGCTCGTGTCTGATAATCTTCTCGTGTTGGATTTAAATGGGAATGCTGTTATTGTTAATCCAGAAGCAGTCAGATCAAACGTAGAGAGAGTGTTTTGTGACGGAGGAGTGGCTGTGATCGATGTGCGTCACTCGCTGAAGGAGCCCATCGTTGTTGACCATCACAACAGGCAAATTAAGACCATGACCAGTGAGTTGCTGCTCTTTCTCAGAgggctggagcagctgaaggagggtGGAAAACCTCTTTATGCTGGAAACAAGCCAGAAGACTGGAACCTGTGCACGGTGTTTGGTCTGTTATTGGGGTACCCAGTTACTTACTGGTTCGATCAGACCAAAAGCTTTGAAAACTGTCTGGCTTTCACTCCCCTGGTGGTGACGACAGCTTCGGCCTCGTGGCAGAAGGAAACTTCGAGACACAGATGTTGTCTGTACTCCTTCAGTGTTCCAGCTGCTCTTCTTTATGAGACACGGCCCATCCTGGAGAACTGGAGGTGTGCCGTACAGGAACGATTTCAGCAACAAAAGCTCCTACAGGATCTTACCATTTGTCAGACCAATGTCACTCTGCCATCAGTCTGTTTGTGA
- the uqcc2 gene encoding ubiquinol-cytochrome-c reductase complex assembly factor 2 isoform X1, whose protein sequence is MSATRYRRFLKLCEEWPLDDYKKGRDLGTFLRKRVALSFREGENTQISDPEKCDQMYESLARINSSVYRQRFPRVRDTSFTGVTVEECRVLLSGSVQQTDEEKKGLWKTIMERFSKSSDDAPEKTTEK, encoded by the exons ATGTCGGCCACCAGGTATCGACGCTTCTTGAAACTGTGTGAAGAATGGCCGCTGGACGATTACAAGAAAGGACGCGATTTAGGAACATTTCTGAGGAAACGAGTAGCTTTATCCTTCCGTGAGGGTGAAAACACTCAG ATATCGGATCCAGAAAAATGCGACCAGATGTATGAAAGTTTGGCCCGCATTAACAGCAGTGTATACAGACAACGG TTTCCTCGAGTTCGAGACACAAGCTTTACTGGTGTTACAGTGGAAGAGTGTAGAGTACTTTTATCAG GGAGTGTGCAACAGAcggatgaagaaaaaaagggcCTGTGGAAAACAATAATGGAAAGATTCTCCAAATCATCAGATGATGCTCCAGAGAAAACTACAGAAAAATAA
- the tomm6 gene encoding mitochondrial import receptor subunit TOM6 homolog, protein MSGSTVKKGSSGVVEWVRSACRFASDRNDFRRNLLVNLGLFAAGVWVARNLSDFDLMAPQPVT, encoded by the exons ATGAGTGGATCAACCGTCAAAAAAGGTTCATCTGGCGTGGTGGAATGGGTCAGATCAGCTTGTCGGTTCGCATCGGATAGAAATGACTTCAGAAG GAATCTACTGGTCAACCTAGGCTTGTTTGCAGCTGGTGTGTGGGTTGCAAGAAATCTTTCAGATTTTGACTTGATGGCTCCACAACCTGTGACATAA
- the uqcc2 gene encoding ubiquinol-cytochrome-c reductase complex assembly factor 2 isoform X2, producing MSATRYRRFLKLCEEWPLDDYKKGRDLGTFLRKRVALSFREGENTQISDPEKCDQMYESLARINSSVYRQRVCAFTSLQKYRHKYNFLEFETQALLVLQWKSVEYFYQGVCNRRMKKKRACGKQ from the exons ATGTCGGCCACCAGGTATCGACGCTTCTTGAAACTGTGTGAAGAATGGCCGCTGGACGATTACAAGAAAGGACGCGATTTAGGAACATTTCTGAGGAAACGAGTAGCTTTATCCTTCCGTGAGGGTGAAAACACTCAG ATATCGGATCCAGAAAAATGCGACCAGATGTATGAAAGTTTGGCCCGCATTAACAGCAGTGTATACAGACAACGGGTCTGTGCATTCACCTCCTTACAGAAATACAGACATAAATATAA TTTCCTCGAGTTCGAGACACAAGCTTTACTGGTGTTACAGTGGAAGAGTGTAGAGTACTTTTATCAG GGAGTGTGCAACAGAcggatgaagaaaaaaagggcCTGTGGAAAACAATAA
- the frs3 gene encoding fibroblast growth factor receptor substrate 2 codes for MGSCWSCLYRDPIQDNHLTKFKVTNVDDEGNELGSGIMELTQTELILHTRKRDAIRWPYLCLRRYGYDSNLFSFESGRRCQTGQGIFAFKCSRAEEIFNLLQELMQCNSINVVEESMMMNRSGHTPEMEMSRTPQTPSTPAFPAQVFPNGYPGYPIRGDSSQPSLGDDRGHPLMSLEDQTHTYVNTVGMEGDLSMRHCVHSLPEVRPSTFPETTHGAMPVGGQGNPQSNLRCCPMEEHNNSQVFLTPASQEVKFMLGPTPAQRHLLERERERHGHNPHNLQPVEGATGSETDREEPSLHLCNSHSYHHFHHHSQRHPGLEHSDSCQSGELTYENINGLRNSRKQRLSPSSVSQSVGSSSSSSTGDSHSHSLLHLHAHGPSSLPLQGYACERGGGHRRAARLNYENLPSLPPVWEYSALQREDEQEEEDDEQDDDDYEEEEEDFDDYEFSEGSGTPNGYHPEGQGIHRDAPQNYVNTEQVQPLRLRHACPPQPRPCQPDQGGRIFNFDLRRRSRSGMGGCEHGHISPLRQLNYIQVDLEGDSACQPLSSGGAQTQPQHQRLLPKKCGPPASRRSECYAVIDLNKTVAMSNLQKALPRDDGTSRKTRHNSTDLPL; via the exons ATGGGGAGCTGTTGGAGCTGTCTGTACAGAGACCCCATCCAAGACAACCACCTCACCAAGTTTAAG GTCACCAATGTGGATGATGAGGGCAACGAGCTGGGCTCTGGGATCATGGAGCTCACTCAAACCGAGCTCATTCTTCACACGCGAAAGAGGGACGCCATCCGATGGCCGTACCTCTGCCTCCGACGCTACGGCTACGATTCCAACCTGTTTTCATTCGAGAGCGGCCGTCGCTGTCAGACCGGGCAGG GGATCTTTGCATTCAAGTGTTCCCGGGCAGAAGAGATCTTCAATCTGCTCCAGGAGCTGATGCAATGTAACAGCATCAACGTGGTGGAAGAATCTATGATGATGAATCGCAGCGGTCACACGCCAGAGATGGAAATGTCTCGCACACCCCAGACTCCCAGTA CTCCGGCATTCCCTGCCCAAGTTTTTCCCAATGGATACCCAGGTTACCCAATCAGGGGGGATTCGTCTCAGCCCTCTCTTGGTGATGATCGTGGACATCCACTCATGAGCTTGGAAGACCAG ACTCACACCTATGTAAATACTGTCGGTATGGAGGGGGATCTGTCCATGCGTCACTGTGTGCACTCCCTGCCGGAGGTGCGGCCCAGCACTTTCCCTGAAACAACACATGGAGCCATGCCTGTCGGGGGCCAAGGAAATCCACAATCCAACCTGCGGTGCTGTCCCATGGAGGAACACAACAATTCGCAGGTGTTTTTAACGCCTGCCTCGCAAGAGGTCAAGTTCATGCTTGGCCCTACCCCCGcacagcgccatctgctggagagagagcgggagaggcaCGGGCACAATCCTCACAACCTTCAGCCAGTAGAGGGCGCGACAGGCTCGGAGACAGACCGAGAGGAGCCTTCTCTGCACCTGTGCAATTCTCACTCCTATCACCATTTCCATCACCACTCACAGCGTCACCCTGGCCTGGAGCACTCCGATAGCTGCCAGAGCGGGGAACTCACCTATGAGAACATCAACGGCCTGAGGAACAGTCGGAAGCAGCGGCTGAGCCCCAGCAGCGTGTCGCAGTCTGTgggttccagcagcagcagcagcacgggaGACAGCCACTCGCATTCCCTCCTGCACCTGCACGCCCACGGCCCTTCATCTCTGCCCCTGCAAGGTTACGCCTGCGAAAGAGGTGGTGGGCATCGCAGGGCAGCTCGGCTTAACTACGAGAACTTGCCCTCTCTGCCGCCGGTATGGGAATACAGTGCTCTGCAGCGCGAGGacgaacaggaggaggaagacgatgaGCAGGATGACGATGattatgaggaagaggaggaagactttgATGACTATGAGTTCTCCGAAGGATCTGGGACACCCAACGGCTACCATCCAGAGGGTCAGGGCATCCACAGAGATGCCCCGCAGAACTATGTCAACACAGAGCAGGTGCAGCCGCTCCGGCTACGACACGCCTGCCCCCCACAACCAAGACCATGTCAACCGGATCAAGGGGGTCGGATATTTAACTTTGATTTACGCAGACGATCCAGGTCAGGGATGGGAGGCTGTGAGCACGGCCACATTTCTCCATTGCGGCAGCTGAATTACATCCAGGTGGACCTAGAAGGAGACTCTGCTTGCCAACCCCTCAGCAGCGGGGGCGCCCAGACCCAGCCACAGCACCAGCGCCTACTACCCAAAAAATGTGGCCCACCGGCTTCGCGGCGCAGTGAATGCTACGCGGTCATCGATCTAAACAAGACCGTCGCCATGTCCAACCTGCAGAAAGCTCTGCCCAGAGACGACGGGACTTCCAGAAAGACTCGCCACAACAGCACAGACCTGCCTCTGTAA